The Engystomops pustulosus chromosome 4, aEngPut4.maternal, whole genome shotgun sequence genome contains a region encoding:
- the LOC140126762 gene encoding uncharacterized protein C3orf20-like, translating to MSSMMLKTGPLYFYDQLKTRKVKRTKKVPEELPSDMKYININPRLASFINSLNKNKKGVSAEKKQVTSPKEDKTHKEKFAVLPDIGGPTFVKSGGDNHNQKHNQAINDEDQFMNPFDDYKYVAPTLLYELGKLLHFFSQYEIVFPQGLVNVLNYSWQELIEGAVYPKKQCQSITPKRVGDTSAQIPAEENDYKASVNLESVDNIKNNKNKANTTLMEGSKEKAGQEPSHTRPTGNKSPQNFAAHSPVTISFSLSSRACEDKGWASQTNESQSEDIEWKGLISWALERLQLAQIQINKELSLLQEKGFCRPVILRHYESTKKDSIIKLKKHIKPSIFMLTNGKPHIPNIIRENSSLRKLHYALIDGSAMVYYPSGHLAVCQSYSGLSCGGFYTNIFSLEQSILGTFTPFGHGSIHSSESNIFLLQYNQDGGVLNNKEGETIKEWDWPKKGKLAEPFTVQVNEHVSVRIAGQYAISIIFRWQHETIRLFVSPIPDVPPPQMEDLGQLMTSENFSSKTAREIAKTNKKKAKDKDAKKSPKKTTILTELVKTFVIPEDHISPLNDFNAATELRKLHRKIRNIVDDWMEHYRLASGIDSPHIQKMSDAPPKMSRKRKVQSAAALPAASPVVKSQPVTESEVESALQKQSSLLYGRFLSAPAHPHSMRWDMSLSSASPRPSSFASMKREQTAEANLSRNIDELSVRRSGTHASPSAPRMSLEQEPEKLWQSSHCTCPVVLQKVLLGEESSFCRCSSHQIPYVTDLEFDQLINNTSSLEQVIVVCVVSSLRSDIIGMLDQVYEKRNRYRSMPCMQNRLDSFRLLKYDISTCSIVTDQKQPLLVQRHNVAPGMILMYICGRLVFANYIFNGYSRSIKDLLKQIIKSRSDYKTGCYLPKDFKFRLLHEISKNQQ from the exons ATGTCATCCATGATGTTGAAGACAGGACCACTGTATTTCTACGACCAG TTGAAAACACGGAAAGTTAAAAGAACTAAGAAAGTGCCTGAAGAATTACCCTCAGATATGAAGTACATAAACATCAATCCACGTCTGGCAAGCTTTATTAACAG CCTAAACAAGAATAAAAAAGGCGTttctgcagaaaaaaaacaagTGACATCTCCTAAAGAAGACAAGACACATAAGGAAAAGTTTGCAGTGCTACCAGACATTGGTGGACCGACCTTTGTTAAGAGTGGTGGAGACAACCATAACCAGAAACACAATCAAGCCATAAATGATGAGGACCAATTTATGAACCCATTTGATGATTATAAATATGTTGCTCCCACCTTACTTTATGAGCTTGGGAAGCTATTGCATTTCTTCTCACAATATGAGATTGTTTTCCCTCAAGGTTTGGTGAATGTGCTGAACTACAGTTGGCAAGAGCTCATTGAAGGTGCAGTGTACCCCAAAAAGCAGTGCCAATCAATAACTCCTAAAAGGGTAGGAGACACAAGTGCACAAATACCTGCAGAGGAGAATGACTACAAAGCATCTGTCAATCTGGAAAGTGTAGACAATATcaagaataataaaaataaagccaACACTACACTAATGGAGGGCAGCAAGGAGAAAGCTGGCCAAGAACCTAGCCATACTAGGCCTACAGGAAACAAAT CTCCTCAAAACTTTGCAGCCCATTCACCAGTTACCATCAGTTTCTCATTGTCATCTAGAGCGTGTGAAGACAAAG GATGGGCTTCACAAACAAATGAATCCCAATCTGAGGATATTGAGTGGAAAGGCTTGATATCCTGGGCCCTGGAGAGACTGCAACTTGCACAGATCCAAAT aaaCAAAGAGTTGTCATTGTTACAGGAGAAAGGATTCTGTAGACCAGTTATCCTCCGACATTATGAAAGTACTAAAAAAGATTCAATAATAAAGCTAAAGAAGCACATAAAGCCTTCAATATTTATGCTGACAAATGGAAAACCACATATCCCGAATATAATACGAGAAAATTCTTCTCTGCGCAAACTCCATTACGCTCTCATTGATGGTTCAGCAATGGTTTA TTATCCTTCTGGACACCTGGCTGTGTGTCAGAGCTACTCTGGCTTGTCTTGTGGAGGgttttatacaaatatattttccttggagcAGAGCATACTGGGCACATTCACTCCATTTGGACATGGCAGCATTCATTCTTCTGAAAG CAACATTTTTCTCCTTCAATACAACCAAGATGGAGGAGTGCTGAATAATAAAGAGGGAGAGACAATAAAGGAATGGGACTGGCCTAAAAAAGGCAAACTTGCTGAACCCTTCACAGTGCAG GTAAATGAACATGTCTCTGTTAGGATTGCTGGCCAGTATGCTATAAGCATAATATTCAGATGGCAACATGAGACCATACGTTTATTTGTCTCGCCCATCCCGGATGTTCCTCCTCCACAGATGGAAGATTTG GGGCAGCTTATGACAAGTGAGAATTTCTCCTCAAAAACCGCAAGAGAAATTGCTAAGACAAACAAAAAGAAAGCAAAAGATAAAGATGCAAAGAAGAGTCCAAAGAAAACT ACAATTTTAACAGAGCTGGTAAAAACATTTGTAATTCCTGAGGATCATATTAGTCCTTTAAATGACTTCAATGCAGCTACAGAGCTCAGGAAACTTCACAGAAAAATCCGAAATATTGTAGATGACTGGATGGAGCATTACCGCTTGGCTTCAG GTATCGATTCACCACATATTCAGAAAATGTCTGATGCACCTCCAAAAATGTCAAGAAAAAGGAAAGTCCAGTCTGCTGCTGCATTGCCTGCTGCATCACCTGTTGTAAAGTCGCAGCCTGTCACAGAATCAGAAGTTGAGAGTGCACTACAAAAACAAAGTTCCCTGCTGTATGGCCGCTTTCTATCAGCCCCTGCACATCCCCACAGTATGAGATGGGATATGTCACTGAGCTCTGCTTCACCCAG ACCTTCATCTTTTGCAAGCATGAAAAGGGAACAAACTGCTGAAGCAAATTTGAGTAGAAATATAGATGAATTAAGTGTTAGGAGATCAGG GACCCATGCAAGTCCTTCTGCTCCGCGAATGTCTTTAGAACAAGAGCCAGAGAAACTTTGGCAGAGCTCACATTGCACCTGCCCTGTTGTCTTACAAAAAGTGTtgctgggtgaagaaagcagtttCTGTAGGTGTAGTAGTCATCAGATTCCCTATGTGACAGACTTGGAGTTTGACCAACTGATAAACAATACCTCATCCTTGGAGCAAGTCATTGTAGTGTGTGTTGTGTCATCCCTGCGCTCTGACATTATTGGGATGCTAGACCAGGTATATGAAAAGAGGAACCGCTATAGAAGTATGCCATGCATGCAG AACCGGTTGGATTCTTTCCGTCTATTAAAGTATGACATCAGCACATGCAGTATTGTCACAGATCAGAAACAACCTTTGCTGGTCCAGAGACACAATGTGGCTCCGGGAATGATCTTG atgTATATTTGTGGCAGGCTGGTGTTTGCAAACTATATTTTTAATGGATACAGCAGATCAATCAAAGACCTTCTGAAACAGATCATAAAATCTCGGAGCGACTACAAAACAGGATGCTATTTACCTAAAGATTTCAAATTTAG GTTGCTCCATGAAATAAGCAAAAATCAGCAGTAA